A section of the Brevinematales bacterium genome encodes:
- the queA gene encoding tRNA preQ1(34) S-adenosylmethionine ribosyltransferase-isomerase QueA, whose product MDIKEFDFYLPEDLIAHEPISQRDKCRLLVVDRKTSTFHERVFSDIVEYLNKGDVLVLNNSRVIKAKVFAKSRKTGKLYEMLITNFIGNNEFIALVKNLKRLKIDEQLEVQDFIFTFKGIKDGLGVFVANRNFSINDLEEIGQIPLPPYIEKKRQKLKLPVATKEDELFYQTVYSSIYGSIASPTAGLHFTEELLSKIEQKGVLIRYITLHVGLGTFEPIRTEKVEEFRLRGEYMEASKEVIQDIIKAKERGNRVFAVGTTVVRTLETVFRDIKENMEGYKGITNIFIYPGFEFRAVDALVTNFHLPKSSLILLVSAFAGKDLILKSYNYAVQNKFRFYSYGDAMLIL is encoded by the coding sequence ATGGATATAAAAGAGTTTGATTTTTATTTACCAGAAGACCTAATTGCTCATGAACCTATATCCCAAAGGGATAAATGTAGATTACTTGTGGTTGATAGGAAAACTTCCACTTTTCATGAGAGAGTATTTTCGGATATTGTTGAGTATCTGAATAAAGGAGATGTTTTGGTATTGAATAATTCAAGGGTAATTAAAGCGAAAGTGTTCGCAAAATCTAGAAAGACGGGTAAACTGTATGAAATGCTAATTACAAACTTTATTGGAAACAATGAATTTATAGCACTCGTTAAAAATCTAAAAAGACTTAAGATTGATGAGCAGTTAGAGGTTCAAGATTTTATTTTTACTTTCAAAGGTATCAAGGATGGATTAGGAGTTTTTGTAGCTAATAGAAACTTCAGTATTAATGATCTGGAAGAAATAGGGCAAATACCCTTGCCACCTTATATTGAGAAAAAAAGGCAAAAGTTGAAGCTTCCTGTTGCTACAAAAGAAGATGAGTTATTTTATCAAACTGTTTATTCATCTATTTATGGATCAATAGCTTCTCCTACTGCAGGGTTACATTTTACTGAAGAATTACTAAGCAAGATAGAGCAGAAAGGAGTATTAATAAGATATATAACTTTACATGTTGGTCTTGGAACTTTTGAACCTATTAGAACTGAGAAAGTGGAAGAGTTTAGGCTTAGAGGTGAATACATGGAAGCAAGTAAGGAAGTGATCCAAGATATCATAAAGGCAAAAGAGAGAGGAAACAGGGTATTTGCTGTTGGAACTACAGTTGTTAGAACTCTTGAAACAGTATTCAGAGATATCAAAGAGAATATGGAAGGATATAAAGGTATAACTAATATATTTATATATCCAGGATTTGAGTTTAGAGCTGTTGATGCATTAGTGACTAACTTCCACTTACCTAAGTCTTCTCTGATACTTTTAGTATCTGCTTTTGCCGGGAAAGATTTAATTTTAAAATCTTATAATTATGCTGTTCAAAACAAGTTTAGGTTTTATAGTTATGGTGATGCTATGCTTATACTTTAA
- the uvrB gene encoding excinuclease ABC subunit UvrB yields MYIGEKNFKVVSEFEPAGDQPKAIQEIVKGFTEEGYSRITLLGVTGSGKTFTMAHVIEKLGLPTLVISHNKTLSAQLYREFKQFFPNNAVEYFVSYYDYYQPEAYIPQNDTYIEKQATINDEIDRLRISATASLLSRKDVIVVASVSCIYGIGAPTEFREFVLLLKVGDVIDIRELSYKLAEMQYERSDYSFTRSTFRITGDRVDIHPAYSRDYLRIEFFDDEIVSIKRYDSLNNSFVEKHDAVVIYPAKLFVSSRSTIERTVEEVYKELEERVKELKKQGKEIEARRLQIRTKYDMDLLLETGYCPGIENYSRYLSGRKPGERPYVLLDYFPEKFLTIIDESHVTIPQIRGMYNGDRSRKETLVEFGFRLPSALDNRPLRFEEFDNLLDKVLYVSATPDEYEISISQKIVEQIVRPTGLLDPVIYVRPTENQIEDIIKEVMENTKRNERTMIVTLTKKMAEDLTKYLTERGVKTIYIHDEVEVIERVEILRDLRKGEYDCIVGINLLREGIDLPEVSLVCILDADKTGFLRSTKSLIQIMGRAARNVNGRVIMYADKISQAMEEAIKETERRRKIQIEYNQKYNIIPRSIKKEVVDIIERKHEKTKPLSKKKVVDIIDVVDVFDYIDGIKSQYTNNTKEIIKILTNYMLELAEKLEFEKASIVRDEIKKIELQTSNKQ; encoded by the coding sequence ATGTATATAGGAGAAAAAAATTTTAAAGTTGTATCTGAATTTGAGCCTGCAGGAGACCAGCCAAAAGCAATTCAAGAAATTGTCAAAGGATTTACTGAAGAAGGATATAGTAGAATAACATTACTAGGTGTTACTGGAAGTGGTAAAACTTTTACTATGGCACATGTTATTGAAAAACTTGGATTACCTACTCTTGTTATATCACATAATAAAACACTATCAGCACAACTTTACAGAGAATTCAAACAGTTTTTCCCAAACAACGCAGTTGAATACTTCGTTTCATACTATGACTATTATCAACCTGAAGCATATATACCACAAAATGATACGTACATAGAAAAACAAGCAACTATAAACGATGAAATAGATAGATTAAGGATATCAGCAACAGCAAGCCTTTTAAGTAGAAAGGACGTTATAGTAGTAGCAAGTGTTTCCTGCATATACGGAATAGGTGCTCCTACAGAATTTAGAGAATTTGTCCTTCTTTTAAAAGTAGGTGATGTAATAGATATCAGAGAACTATCTTACAAACTAGCAGAGATGCAATACGAAAGAAGTGACTATAGCTTCACAAGGTCTACATTTAGAATCACAGGTGATAGAGTAGATATACACCCTGCATATTCAAGAGACTACTTGAGAATTGAGTTTTTTGATGACGAAATAGTATCAATAAAAAGATATGACTCTCTTAATAACTCATTTGTAGAAAAGCACGACGCCGTAGTAATATATCCCGCAAAATTATTTGTATCTTCAAGAAGTACAATCGAGAGAACAGTTGAAGAAGTATACAAAGAATTAGAAGAAAGGGTAAAAGAACTAAAAAAGCAAGGCAAGGAAATAGAGGCAAGAAGACTCCAAATAAGAACAAAGTATGATATGGACTTATTACTAGAAACTGGTTATTGCCCTGGAATAGAAAACTACTCAAGATATCTTTCTGGAAGAAAACCCGGAGAACGACCATATGTACTTTTGGACTATTTCCCTGAAAAATTCCTGACTATTATTGATGAATCTCACGTCACTATACCTCAGATAAGAGGTATGTACAACGGTGATAGATCTAGAAAAGAAACACTTGTAGAATTTGGTTTTAGACTACCTTCCGCATTAGACAATAGGCCGTTAAGGTTTGAAGAATTTGATAACTTACTTGACAAAGTACTATATGTATCAGCAACACCCGATGAGTATGAAATAAGCATATCACAAAAAATAGTAGAACAAATAGTAAGACCTACTGGTCTTCTTGATCCTGTAATCTACGTAAGACCAACTGAAAATCAAATAGAAGATATAATAAAAGAAGTAATGGAAAACACAAAAAGAAACGAAAGAACCATGATTGTAACACTAACAAAAAAAATGGCAGAAGACCTAACAAAATATTTAACTGAAAGGGGTGTAAAAACTATATACATTCACGATGAAGTTGAAGTAATCGAGAGAGTCGAAATATTAAGAGACTTGAGAAAAGGAGAGTATGATTGCATTGTAGGTATAAATCTGTTAAGAGAAGGTATAGACTTACCTGAAGTATCACTAGTATGTATTCTCGACGCAGATAAAACAGGATTTTTAAGATCAACCAAATCTTTGATACAGATAATGGGTAGAGCAGCAAGAAATGTAAACGGAAGAGTTATAATGTATGCCGATAAAATTTCACAAGCAATGGAAGAAGCCATAAAAGAAACAGAAAGAAGAAGAAAAATACAGATTGAATACAACCAAAAATACAATATCATCCCTAGAAGCATAAAAAAGGAAGTAGTTGACATAATAGAAAGAAAACACGAAAAAACTAAACCTCTATCAAAGAAGAAAGTAGTCGATATTATAGACGTTGTTGATGTTTTCGACTACATAGATGGAATAAAATCACAGTACACAAATAACACTAAAGAGATAATAAAAATATTGACAAATTATATGCTTGAACTAGCAGAAAAACTTGAATTTGAAAAAGCAAGTATCGTGAGAGATGAAATCAAAAAAATTGAACTACAAACATCAAATAAGCAATAA
- a CDS encoding V-type ATP synthase subunit D — translation MPRVVPTKLNLINTKEFLKLAKDGRNLLDEKKEVLITNILSVIKEVKKIREEFDNLTKEIYNEFIHIKSIMGDEFIYNELKCANVREVEFDILPKNIIGVVVPVVKSMNIQMNNAINNSVFLSSYRLESLKNKFEVFLRKMVELSEKETVLWNLIKDLKKTQRRVNALDNVIIPELQEDIKFIIDSLEDRDREVIFQLQRMKGKKSKEEFGNEKY, via the coding sequence ATGCCAAGAGTAGTTCCTACCAAACTTAATCTCATAAATACAAAAGAATTTCTTAAACTTGCGAAAGATGGTAGGAATCTTCTTGATGAGAAGAAGGAAGTTTTGATAACTAATATCTTGTCTGTCATAAAGGAAGTGAAGAAGATAAGAGAAGAGTTTGATAATTTGACTAAAGAGATTTACAACGAATTTATTCACATAAAATCTATAATGGGGGATGAGTTTATTTACAATGAGTTGAAATGTGCTAATGTTAGAGAAGTTGAATTTGATATACTTCCTAAGAATATAATAGGTGTTGTTGTGCCTGTTGTTAAATCTATGAATATACAAATGAACAATGCTATAAATAATTCTGTTTTTCTATCTTCTTACAGGCTTGAATCACTCAAAAACAAGTTTGAAGTGTTTCTCAGGAAGATGGTAGAATTATCTGAGAAAGAGACGGTCTTGTGGAACTTAATAAAAGATCTGAAGAAAACTCAAAGAAGAGTAAATGCTCTTGATAATGTAATAATACCTGAACTGCAGGAAGATATAAAGTTTATTATTGATTCTCTTGAAGATAGGGACAGAGAGGTTATATTCCAGTTACAACGAATGAAAGGTAAGAAGTCAAAAGAGGAATTTGGAAATGAAAAATATTAG
- a CDS encoding aspartate carbamoyltransferase catalytic subunit, with amino-acid sequence MKHLLGIKDLSEKEIMSILELGEFYRDKLINDRDSIEQKLIEKVIVNLFFEPSTRTRMSFEIASSLLGAKVINFSENISSIQKGESRLDTLKTIEAMKVDAVVVRSNISGLPYLLARDIKDVSIINAGDGSHEHPSQALLDALTLKLRFKDIRKVKMSIIGDILFSRVARSNIILMKKIGNPNIMVYGPTTLIPKEIESLGVRVARNFKEAVEFADVVMLLRIQTERQNSAYVPSTREYKKFWGLTEDKLNNFKKEILIMHPGPVNREVELSSDVIYCENSLILNQVTSGVAVRMSILSHIFNSRNRD; translated from the coding sequence ATGAAACACTTATTAGGTATAAAAGATTTGTCCGAAAAAGAAATAATGTCAATACTTGAGCTTGGGGAGTTCTATAGAGATAAACTCATAAATGACAGAGATAGCATAGAGCAAAAACTCATAGAAAAAGTCATAGTGAACTTATTTTTTGAGCCTTCAACAAGAACCAGAATGAGTTTTGAAATAGCATCTAGTTTATTAGGAGCAAAAGTTATAAATTTTTCTGAAAACATAAGCTCTATACAGAAAGGAGAAAGCAGGCTAGACACCCTAAAAACCATAGAAGCCATGAAAGTTGATGCTGTAGTTGTCAGATCAAACATATCAGGATTACCTTATCTTCTAGCCAGAGACATAAAGGATGTTAGTATAATAAACGCAGGCGATGGTTCCCATGAACACCCTTCTCAAGCACTTCTAGACGCATTGACGCTAAAACTAAGATTTAAGGATATAAGAAAAGTAAAAATGTCAATAATAGGTGATATTCTCTTCAGCAGGGTTGCTAGATCGAATATCATACTCATGAAAAAAATAGGAAATCCAAATATAATGGTATACGGTCCCACAACACTCATACCTAAAGAAATAGAATCTCTAGGAGTAAGAGTAGCAAGAAACTTTAAGGAAGCGGTAGAATTCGCAGACGTAGTTATGTTACTACGAATACAAACCGAAAGACAAAATTCAGCTTATGTGCCATCAACTAGAGAGTACAAAAAGTTTTGGGGACTCACAGAAGATAAACTTAACAATTTCAAGAAAGAAATACTAATAATGCACCCTGGCCCAGTAAATAGAGAAGTAGAATTATCATCTGACGTAATATATTGCGAAAATTCACTAATACTCAACCAAGTTACAAGCGGCGTAGCAGTAAGAATGAGTATTTTATCTCATATTTTCAACTCAAGAAATAGAGACTGA
- a CDS encoding divergent polysaccharide deacetylase family protein — MQKGIIFSILLYIFIIMLVVIIIPLFSQITYNTFGSKKNIYEIHHETQTNPEPDISEYPIFEEFEKKDDIYLPNLEKPIIVLVIDDFGYSIEEYIISAIKDLPITVAIIPFLAHSKHIYNIAKEYKREIIVHLPMEAYGNKRNETNYVKVGMSKNEIYNILEDSFENIPGVGLNNHMGSKATEDSEIMDTILSFASSKNLLFLDSLTSPKSVGYKKAKEYNMAPLKRDVFLDNTDSKYYILEQLKTVEKIANEKGFCIAIGHARKTTFEVLKNWYIQKSNYYEFSKLKDLYSIFMKNM; from the coding sequence ATGCAAAAAGGTATTATTTTCTCAATTCTACTCTATATCTTTATTATTATGCTCGTAGTAATAATCATACCCCTATTTTCCCAAATAACATACAACACATTTGGCTCAAAGAAAAACATCTACGAAATACATCATGAAACACAAACAAACCCGGAACCAGACATAAGTGAATACCCTATTTTTGAGGAGTTTGAAAAAAAAGATGATATCTACTTGCCAAATTTAGAAAAACCTATAATAGTCTTAGTTATAGATGATTTTGGCTATTCAATCGAAGAATATATTATATCAGCGATAAAAGACTTACCAATTACTGTCGCAATAATTCCATTTCTTGCTCATTCAAAACATATCTATAACATAGCAAAGGAATACAAAAGAGAAATTATAGTTCATTTGCCAATGGAAGCTTATGGAAACAAAAGAAATGAAACTAATTATGTTAAAGTCGGTATGTCAAAAAACGAAATATACAACATACTAGAAGATTCATTTGAAAATATACCAGGTGTTGGACTGAATAACCACATGGGATCAAAAGCAACAGAAGATAGTGAAATAATGGATACCATATTATCTTTTGCTAGCAGTAAAAACTTACTTTTCTTAGACTCTCTAACATCTCCCAAAAGTGTAGGTTACAAAAAAGCAAAAGAATATAACATGGCACCATTAAAAAGAGATGTATTCTTGGATAATACAGATTCAAAGTACTACATCCTTGAACAACTAAAAACAGTAGAAAAAATTGCAAACGAGAAGGGATTTTGCATTGCAATAGGTCATGCTAGAAAAACCACCTTTGAAGTCTTGAAAAATTGGTATATCCAAAAATCAAACTATTACGAATTTAGCAAATTAAAAGACCTTTATTCTATTTTCATGAAAAACATGTAA
- the leuS gene encoding leucine--tRNA ligase, translated as MNYDFSTIEKKWQEKWHKSGVFKSIIDKNRKKYYVLVMFPYPSGKIHMGHVRNYTIGDVVARYKKMKGYNILHPMGWDAFGLPAENAAISKGVHPAEWTYSNIETMKSQLKKLGFAYDWDREITTCDPEYYKWNQWFFLKMYEKGLVYRKSAPVNWCPNCNTVLANEQVIEGKCWRCGTEVEIRNIEQWFIKITEYADRLLEDHKKLGKWPEKVILMQKNWIGKSFGVVVNFKLDDGRDFPIFTTRPDTIYGVTYMAISPEHPLVDEIIKENPSIESEVKRMRKEDYKLRTSEEYEKEGVFTGRYIINPLTQDKVPLWIANFVLMEYGTGAIMCVPAHDERDFKFAKKYNLPIKVVIQPENKTLDPTTMESAYTEEGIMVNSGEFSGMKSSKAIMKIIEYIEAKSLGNRKYNYKIKDWLISRQRYWGTPIPFVKCKKCGYVPVPYEELPVILPRDVEFTGRGNPLETNEKFLHTTCPKCKSEAIRETDTMDTFFDSSWYYARYTSPKNDKEPFGKEESNYWLDVDQYIGGVEHAILHLLYARFFHKFMKDLGLVQSDEPFTNLLTQGMVNKKWVSISMLLDYLGISEQSTVKDLLSFLSLKLQINSPSLNDNKTISKVMEENHLTLASNISLFFNAIGGEWNEVIRKLEETIGESAKMSKSKHNTVDPDEMIEKYGADAVRLFILFAAPPEKDMDWSDEGIEGAYRFLNRVWRLVINNLDSIKTSKSMDYQNINLSSLTKKSKDLITKINRTIKKVGDDLERDFSFNTAISSLMELTNALYSFSAENEIEKMIFREGIEKLLILLNIFTPHIAEELWSIIGHEEMLCSKEWPEYDSRFLSYDTIEVVFQINGKVKAKAEVSTNITDEELKRIALENEAIKNSLKTEPKKIIVVPKKLVNIVV; from the coding sequence ATGAATTACGATTTTTCAACAATAGAAAAGAAGTGGCAAGAAAAGTGGCACAAATCAGGTGTTTTTAAATCTATCATAGACAAAAACAGAAAAAAATACTACGTTCTTGTGATGTTTCCATACCCTTCAGGTAAAATACATATGGGACACGTAAGAAATTATACGATAGGAGACGTTGTCGCTAGGTACAAAAAAATGAAAGGATACAATATACTACATCCTATGGGATGGGATGCTTTTGGATTACCTGCAGAAAATGCTGCTATAAGTAAAGGAGTCCATCCAGCTGAATGGACGTATTCAAACATAGAGACAATGAAATCACAGCTAAAAAAATTAGGTTTTGCTTACGATTGGGATAGAGAAATAACAACTTGCGATCCTGAATACTATAAATGGAATCAATGGTTCTTCCTAAAAATGTATGAAAAAGGGCTTGTATACAGAAAATCTGCTCCTGTCAATTGGTGTCCAAATTGTAATACGGTACTAGCAAATGAACAAGTTATAGAAGGCAAATGTTGGAGATGTGGAACTGAAGTTGAAATAAGAAATATTGAACAGTGGTTTATAAAGATTACTGAATATGCTGACAGACTACTCGAAGACCACAAAAAACTCGGCAAATGGCCTGAGAAAGTAATACTAATGCAAAAAAATTGGATTGGTAAAAGTTTTGGAGTGGTAGTTAACTTCAAACTTGACGATGGAAGAGACTTTCCAATTTTCACAACAAGACCTGATACAATATACGGTGTTACATACATGGCTATCTCACCAGAACACCCCCTAGTCGACGAAATCATAAAAGAAAATCCTAGTATTGAAAGTGAAGTAAAGCGAATGAGAAAAGAAGATTACAAACTAAGGACATCAGAAGAGTATGAAAAAGAAGGTGTTTTCACAGGAAGATATATTATCAATCCTCTAACTCAAGATAAAGTACCCCTTTGGATTGCAAATTTTGTGCTCATGGAATATGGAACAGGTGCAATAATGTGTGTACCAGCACATGATGAAAGAGACTTTAAATTCGCAAAGAAATACAACTTACCTATAAAAGTAGTAATCCAACCCGAAAACAAAACATTAGATCCTACAACAATGGAATCAGCATACACAGAAGAAGGTATAATGGTAAATTCTGGAGAGTTTTCAGGGATGAAAAGCAGTAAAGCTATAATGAAAATCATAGAATATATTGAGGCTAAATCACTAGGCAATAGAAAATACAACTACAAAATAAAAGATTGGCTCATATCTAGACAAAGATATTGGGGAACTCCTATACCTTTCGTAAAATGTAAAAAATGTGGCTATGTACCAGTACCTTATGAAGAATTACCAGTAATACTACCAAGAGATGTTGAATTTACTGGTAGAGGTAATCCTCTCGAAACAAACGAAAAATTTCTACATACAACGTGCCCAAAATGTAAATCAGAAGCAATAAGAGAAACAGATACCATGGATACCTTCTTCGACTCAAGTTGGTATTATGCAAGATATACTTCACCAAAGAATGACAAAGAACCATTTGGCAAAGAAGAAAGCAATTATTGGCTAGATGTTGATCAATACATAGGCGGAGTAGAACACGCTATACTACACTTGTTATATGCTAGATTTTTCCATAAGTTTATGAAAGATTTAGGGCTAGTTCAAAGTGATGAACCATTTACCAACCTACTCACCCAAGGTATGGTAAACAAAAAATGGGTAAGCATATCAATGCTACTGGATTACTTAGGAATTTCCGAGCAAAGTACAGTAAAAGATCTATTATCTTTTTTAAGTTTAAAACTGCAAATAAATTCTCCTTCACTAAATGACAACAAAACAATTAGCAAAGTCATGGAAGAAAACCATCTTACACTTGCTAGTAACATATCACTATTTTTCAACGCAATCGGTGGTGAATGGAATGAGGTTATCAGAAAGTTAGAAGAAACAATTGGAGAATCTGCAAAAATGTCAAAATCAAAACACAATACTGTTGATCCGGATGAAATGATAGAAAAATATGGAGCAGATGCAGTTAGACTGTTTATACTTTTCGCCGCACCACCAGAGAAAGATATGGATTGGAGTGATGAAGGTATAGAAGGAGCATATAGATTCCTAAACAGAGTTTGGAGACTCGTTATAAACAACTTAGATTCTATTAAAACCTCAAAATCAATGGACTACCAAAATATAAACCTTTCATCTCTTACAAAAAAATCAAAGGATTTAATAACCAAAATAAACAGAACTATTAAAAAAGTAGGAGATGATTTAGAAAGAGATTTCAGTTTTAATACTGCAATATCGTCACTCATGGAGCTTACAAATGCTTTGTATTCATTCTCCGCCGAAAATGAGATTGAAAAAATGATTTTTAGAGAAGGAATTGAAAAGTTACTTATTCTACTTAACATATTCACTCCTCACATAGCAGAAGAACTATGGAGTATAATAGGACATGAAGAAATGCTATGCTCTAAGGAATGGCCCGAGTACGATAGTAGATTCCTGTCTTACGATACCATCGAAGTAGTATTCCAGATAAACGGAAAAGTAAAAGCCAAAGCAGAAGTTTCAACCAACATAACTGACGAAGAACTAAAAAGAATTGCTCTAGAAAACGAAGCTATCAAAAATTCACTAAAAACAGAACCTAAAAAAATTATAGTCGTACCTAAAAAACTTGTCAACATAGTAGTTTAA
- a CDS encoding DUF2892 domain-containing protein: MKFKVNEGPADRIVRAVIAVGLVIGGIFSTGVLQVVLIAAGAVLGVTAITGFCGLYALLGINTCSTKS, from the coding sequence ATGAAATTTAAGGTTAACGAAGGTCCTGCTGATAGGATAGTGAGAGCTGTTATTGCAGTTGGTTTAGTAATAGGTGGTATATTTTCAACAGGTGTGTTGCAAGTAGTACTTATAGCTGCTGGTGCTGTTTTGGGAGTGACTGCTATAACCGGTTTTTGTGGGTTGTATGCTCTTTTGGGTATAAATACTTGCAGTACTAAGAGTTAA
- a CDS encoding TIGR00282 family metallophosphoesterase: MKNIRILAFGDVVGTKAVEILSKFIKIFSDTLHPDIIIVNGENASQNGVGMTEKEYKILLDAGVDVITTGNHVWNRKEIFSFIDKTDRVLRPLNYHPSLPGKGSTLIQKNGFKVGIINLIGSVLMDSPFVSPFYSVEEELKNLKQLTSIVVVDFHAEATAEKILMGWFLDGKVSLVFGTHTHVQTADEKILPNGTGYITDIGMCGFMKSVIGSKIEESTKRIVVGVPERLNPSTEGEFQINGIVSDIDLVTSKTISIKRVNLTFDINSL; encoded by the coding sequence ATGAAAAATATTAGAATACTTGCTTTTGGTGATGTTGTTGGCACAAAAGCTGTTGAGATACTTTCTAAGTTCATTAAGATATTTAGTGATACTTTACATCCAGATATTATTATTGTTAATGGTGAAAATGCGAGTCAAAATGGAGTTGGAATGACAGAAAAAGAGTATAAAATACTATTAGATGCTGGGGTTGATGTTATTACAACTGGTAACCATGTATGGAATAGAAAGGAAATCTTCTCTTTCATAGACAAGACAGATAGAGTGCTTAGGCCTTTGAATTATCATCCATCTCTACCAGGGAAGGGTAGTACTTTGATTCAGAAGAATGGTTTTAAGGTAGGAATTATTAATCTGATAGGGAGTGTGTTGATGGATTCTCCTTTTGTCTCTCCATTTTATTCTGTTGAGGAAGAGTTGAAAAATCTGAAACAATTAACCTCAATAGTAGTTGTTGATTTTCATGCTGAGGCTACGGCTGAAAAAATACTTATGGGATGGTTTTTGGATGGTAAAGTGTCTTTGGTATTTGGAACGCATACTCACGTCCAGACTGCTGATGAAAAAATACTACCTAACGGTACTGGATATATAACAGACATCGGAATGTGTGGTTTTATGAAGTCCGTGATTGGAAGCAAAATAGAAGAGTCGACGAAAAGAATTGTAGTGGGGGTACCAGAGAGATTGAATCCTTCTACTGAAGGAGAGTTTCAAATAAACGGTATAGTTTCTGATATTGATTTAGTTACATCAAAGACTATAAGCATAAAGAGAGTTAATTTAACTTTTGATATAAATTCTCTTTAG